Genomic segment of Candidatus Omnitrophota bacterium:
CCCGCAAGGCGTCGGGTTCCAGATAATCCAGTCTTATATAGCGCTCGGGTCCGGCGGCCCGTTCGGGGTCGGGCTCGGCCAGTCGCGGCAGAAATTGCTCTATCTCCCGGGTGCGCATACGGATTTTATATTTTCCATAATCGGGGAGGAGCTGGGCCTCATAGGCGCCGGCGCGGTGATAATCCTCTTCGCGCTCTTCATCTGGCTGGGTTTCAGGATAGCGCTTAGGGCGAGGGACCTCTTCGGGCACCTGGTCGCGCTGGGGGTCGTCTCGATCATCGGGCTCGAGGCGGTCATCAATATCGCCGTCGCTACCGGTTCTATGCCGACTAAGGGACTGCCGCTGCCGTTCATAAGCTACGGAGGCTCGTCGCTCGTCTTCGACATGATCGGAGTGGCGCTTCTGCTCAATATTGCCAAATACAGCGAGAGCCCTTATGAGAAAGAAGAATAGTTATATGAATCCCGGTCATAAACATTATATAAACGGGATGAAGATACTTATCGCGTGCGGAGGGACAGGAGGGCATATCTTCCCAGGGTTGAGCCTTGCCCAGGAGATAAAGGAGAGGGGGGCCGGCGAGGTCCTGCTCGTCGGGACGGACCATCCCCTCGAGATGAGACTCTTCGGGTCGTTCGATATTCCCTACAGGCTTATGCCCGTGGCGAAACTATCTGCGAACCCGGTAAAGTTCCTGAAATTCCTCGCGCGGTTCACCTCGGCTTGCCTGAGGTCCGGCAAGTTGTTATTTGATTATAAGCCCGATATCGTGGTCGGTTTCGGCGGATATGCTTCATTCCCGATATGCAAATTCGCCGCGCTCATGGGAAAACCGCTTTTTCTGCACGAGCAGAATTGCGAGGCCGGGATGGCGAACAAGATATTGGCGCTTCTGGCGAGGCGCGTCGCGGTGAGTTTCAAGGAGACGGAAAAGGCCTTCGGGAGGAAAGCGGTATTTACCGGCAACCCCATACGCAAGAAACTCCTGATGACAAAAAGAGAGGACGCGCGAAGGTTTTATAAGTTCAGCCCGGACAAATTCACGGTACTTATCCTCGGAGGGAGCCAGGGCGCGCAGAAGATAAACATGATAGTAGGGGATATGCTGGGGACCTTGAGCGATGAAGAAAAAAAGCAGGTTAACATACTGCATATCGCCGGGATGAAGAATATCGATGATGTTCGGAAAAAATACGAAGGGAGCGGCGTTGACGGCTGCGTATGCGATTTCGTCGGGGATATAGGATACGCGTACGCGATGGCGGACCTCATCGTCTCTCGCGCCGGGGCTACGGCGCTCTTTGAGATCGCGGCCCTTGGCAAACCATCGATAATGGTCCCTTACAGGTTCGCCGGCGGACACCAGTACCATAACGCCGCCGCGCTCGAGAAGACAGGCGGGACGGTCATCATGGACGAGCTCGGCCTCACGCCCCAGATGCTGAAGGACAAGATATTTGAGTTGAAGGACGACAAGGCGAAACTTAAGATGATGTCGGATGCCGCCAAAAGGTTTGCTGTACCCGATGCGGCTAAGCGTCTTGCCGATTGTATCATACCTTGAAATTTAGCGTCTTGCGAAGAGCCGGTTTATGACGCAGTAGGTATTAGATGAAGCGAGTAATAAATAAGGCCGAGCGAGACTTAAATTTCAAGGGATAAAACAATATTATAAGGTGATCATGAAACTAAAAGGTAAGAAGCACATTCATTTTATCGGCATCGGCGGCATCGGGATGAGCGCTATCGCTTTCGTCCTGCTAAAGAAGGGCCATAAGGTCTCCGGCTCGGACGTCAGGCGTTCGCGCATCATCGAGAAGCTCGAATCTCTCGGCGGCAAATTCCACGACGGCCATCACGAGAAGAACATAGAGGGCGCCGATATCGTCGTATTCTCGTCATCGATCACTCCGGAGAACCCGGAGCTAAAGGCCGCGCGCAATAAAAAGATAACGACGCTCCACCGCGCCGATATGCTTGCCCTGATAATGAACGGCAGGAAAGGGATCGCGGTTACCGGCGCCCACGGCAAGACGACGACATCATCGCTCATCGCCCATATCTTATACAGGGCGGGGCTCGACCCGACCGCGATCCTCGGCGGCGAGGTGAAATCACTGGAGGGCAACGCGAGGGTAGGAAAGGGCGGGCATTTTGTGGTGGAGGCGGACGAGAGCGACGGCTCGTTCGTCCACCTGAAACCGCTCTACGGGGTCATCACGAATATCGACGCCGAACACCTCGATTATTACAGGAACATGGGGGAGATAATATCCTGGTATTTGAAATTCATCGAGAAGATCAAGCCGGGCGGGAAACTCTTCGCATGCGGCGACTGCGATAACTTGAAGCGGGCGCTCCGCGGTTATCCCAAGGAGGTCGTCACCTTCGGCCTTTCGGCCGGCGGCGATATATTTCCCGGGAAGATAAAGATGCACGACTCGCATTCCGAGTTCGAGATAATCTACCGCGGCAAGAACCTGGGGCGGGCCGCGATAAATATCCCGGGGATACATAACATCTCGAACGCAATGGCCGCGTTCGCCGTGGCGCTGGAGCTGGGCCTTGATTTCGGGACGATAAAGAAGGCGGTCGAGGATTTTACCGGCGCCGCGCGGAGGTTCCAGGTCAAGTATTCCGGAAACGGGATAAAGGTGATAGACGATTACGCGCACCATCCGGCCGAGATAAAGGCGACTATATTGGCTGCTAAGAACTGGAAACCCGCGCGGCTTATAGCGGTCTTCCAGCCGCACCGCTTCTCCAGGACCAAGTACCTGAAGGACAGGTTCGGGAACTGTTTCGATATGGCCGACCGGCTGATACTTACGGATATTTACGCGGCGTCTGAGGACGAGCTCGATAATGTCTCCGGAAAAAGTATCTACGAGGAAGTGAAAAAGCACGGCCACAAGGACGTCATATACCTGCCCAAGAAAGAATTAAAAGAATATCTCTTGAGGGATATAAAACGCGGTGATATGGTCCTGATGATGGGCGCCGGGGATATTACCTCGATAGCCGGGGAGATGGCGCAGGAGCTTTCGAAAAAGAGAGGCAAGATATCAAGAAAGAACCCTTAGGCTTCATAAAGGGCTCGGTCAAGCTCGACGAGCCGATGGACCGCCATACGACATTCAAGATAGGCGGGCCGGCGGATATTTTTGTCTGTCCGGAGGACGTCGACGACCTGCTGGTTATCCTGCGCTACGCCGTTTCGCATAAAGCGGATTATTTCATGATCGGCGGGGGCAGCAAGCTCCTGGTCGGGGACAAGGGCATCCGGGGGTTTGTCGTCTCTTTAGGATCGCCGTCCTTCAGCGGGATAGAATTCGACGGGGATACGGCCATCGCGGGCTGCGGGATAAAGACCCACGAGCTTATAACGAAGGCCGCGGAGAAGGACCTGGGAGGCCTTGAGTTCCTCGCCGGGATACCCGGGACGCTCGGCGGCGCCATCACGATGAACGCCGGGTGGCCGTCAAGGGCGATAGGGGATCTCGTCGAGGAGATAACCGCGCTCAAGGACCTCGAGAAGGTGAAACTGGGCAAAGAGAGCCTTAAATTCTCGTACCGTTCCTCTAACCTCGACGGTTTGGTCCTGGTTTCGGCCAGGCTCAAGCTGGAAAAGAAGGCCAAGGATAAGATAGAGGCCGAAACGAAGAAAAACCTGGAGAAAAAAAGAAAAACGCAGGAGCTCGGCTATCCCAGCGTGGGGAGTATCTTTCTCAACCCGTCTGGAAGTTCGCCGGCCTGGGAGCTTATAGATAAGTGCGGCTTGAGAGGAAAATCGGTAGGGGGCGCTGCGGTCTCGGAGAAGCACGCGAACTTCATCATAAACAGGGGAAATGCCTCGGCCTCCGACGTCAGGAAATTAATAGATGAGATACAAAAAATAGTTTTTAAAGAACATCAAATTATGTTAAAATTAGAGACTAAATTAATAGGAGAGTTTTAATGGATAAGGTGGGGTCGAGGATAGGAGTCCTGATGGGCGGGCCATCCGCCGAGAGGGACGTCTCGCTGCGCTCGGGAAGGGCCATAACAGACGCTTTGTTGAGCAAGGGCTACAACGCGATCCCTATGGAGATATGGCTCCCGACGAGAGACGAACTGAGGTCGGCGGGTATCGACGTCGCCTTCATCGCCCTACACGGGACATTCGGCGAGGACGGACAGATACAGACGATATTAGAGGACCTCAGGATACCCTATACCGGCTCGAAAGTAAAAGCGAGCCAGCTCGGCATGGATAAGATCGCCTCGCGTAAGTTGTTCAAAAAAGCCGGGCTCAACATCCCGGGATACCACGTGATCGAGAACGGGACCAGGCCGAAACTGAAATTCCCGGCGCCGGTCGTCGTCAAGCCCTCGGCGCAGGGCTCTTCGGTCGGGGTTTCTATAATAGACAAGGTCGAGGAGCTGGACGGCGCCATTAAGGAAGCGTTCAAGTTCGGCGAACAGGTGCTCCTCGAGGAGTTCATACACGGAAAAGAGCTTACCGTGGGGATAGTCGACGACAAGCCGCTGCCCGTGATACAAGTCGTCCCGAAAAGGCGTTATTACGATGAGGTCGCCAAATATACGGCCGGGATGACCGACTATCTCTGTCCCGCGCCCATATCCGAAGGAGAGGCGAGGCTCGCGCAGGACGCCGGCATCAAGGCGCATAACGCCCTCGGCTGCAGGTCTTTTTCCAGGGTCGATATGATACTTGACGACGGGGGGAAGATAGTCGTCCTCGAGGTAAATACGATACCGGGAATGACCCAGCTCAGCCTCCTGCCGAAGGCCGCGAAGGCGAGAGGGATGGATTTTCCGTTGTTGTGCGAGAAGATGCTCGAATCGGCTTTTAAATAATATGGCGAGAAAAAGGAAATCAGGCTCGGAAGCCTCAAAGCAGTTCGGCGGTTTCATGAAACGCAACAGGGTTGCGGTCACCGCCATTGTGGTATTGGCGCTCGCGGTGATAGCAGCCGGCCTGTGGCTAAAGGATTTTCTCTGCGCCGCGCCGTCTTTTGAGGTAAAAAAGGTCGAGATAGTAAAACCTGGCGGCGAAGGGAACTTATATATACAAAAGGAATATTTTAACCTCGAATTTCCCGTCAATTTTTTCACGGTGGATACCGCGGCGCTCGCCGGCAAGATAAAAGCGGCGCACCCCGAATTCCAGATAGTGGTGATAACCAAGTTCCTGCCCAACCGCATCATCGCGAATATAAAGGACAGGGAGGCGGTGGCGAGGATAAGGTTTGGGAGGGTCCTGCCGGTGGATTTCGACTGCGTCATCGTCTCGGATACAGGCAGCCTCGATTCGCTCCCCCTTATTACCGGCCTTGAGTCCCGGCTCGCGGA
This window contains:
- the murG gene encoding undecaprenyldiphospho-muramoylpentapeptide beta-N-acetylglucosaminyltransferase, whose amino-acid sequence is MRKKNSYMNPGHKHYINGMKILIACGGTGGHIFPGLSLAQEIKERGAGEVLLVGTDHPLEMRLFGSFDIPYRLMPVAKLSANPVKFLKFLARFTSACLRSGKLLFDYKPDIVVGFGGYASFPICKFAALMGKPLFLHEQNCEAGMANKILALLARRVAVSFKETEKAFGRKAVFTGNPIRKKLLMTKREDARRFYKFSPDKFTVLILGGSQGAQKINMIVGDMLGTLSDEEKKQVNILHIAGMKNIDDVRKKYEGSGVDGCVCDFVGDIGYAYAMADLIVSRAGATALFEIAALGKPSIMVPYRFAGGHQYHNAAALEKTGGTVIMDELGLTPQMLKDKIFELKDDKAKLKMMSDAAKRFAVPDAAKRLADCIIP
- a CDS encoding FtsW/RodA/SpoVE family cell cycle protein codes for the protein PQGVGFQIIQSYIALGSGGPFGVGLGQSRQKLLYLPGAHTDFIFSIIGEELGLIGAGAVIILFALFIWLGFRIALRARDLFGHLVALGVVSIIGLEAVINIAVATGSMPTKGLPLPFISYGGSSLVFDMIGVALLLNIAKYSESPYEKEE
- the murC gene encoding UDP-N-acetylmuramate--L-alanine ligase produces the protein MKLKGKKHIHFIGIGGIGMSAIAFVLLKKGHKVSGSDVRRSRIIEKLESLGGKFHDGHHEKNIEGADIVVFSSSITPENPELKAARNKKITTLHRADMLALIMNGRKGIAVTGAHGKTTTSSLIAHILYRAGLDPTAILGGEVKSLEGNARVGKGGHFVVEADESDGSFVHLKPLYGVITNIDAEHLDYYRNMGEIISWYLKFIEKIKPGGKLFACGDCDNLKRALRGYPKEVVTFGLSAGGDIFPGKIKMHDSHSEFEIIYRGKNLGRAAINIPGIHNISNAMAAFAVALELGLDFGTIKKAVEDFTGAARRFQVKYSGNGIKVIDDYAHHPAEIKATILAAKNWKPARLIAVFQPHRFSRTKYLKDRFGNCFDMADRLILTDIYAASEDELDNVSGKSIYEEVKKHGHKDVIYLPKKELKEYLLRDIKRGDMVLMMGAGDITSIAGEMAQELSKKRGKISRKNP
- a CDS encoding cell division protein FtsQ/DivIB, with the protein product MARKRKSGSEASKQFGGFMKRNRVAVTAIVVLALAVIAAGLWLKDFLCAAPSFEVKKVEIVKPGGEGNLYIQKEYFNLEFPVNFFTVDTAALAGKIKAAHPEFQIVVITKFLPNRIIANIKDREAVARIRFGRVLPVDFDCVIVSDTGSLDSLPLITGLESRLADPKAGTRVKSRRLNTALDILRRIYSRKEFARSAVTSVDMTYPEKAFFVMDGMTIVVGNNDLDRKLDSLAAALSNPKVDRSKINSMDLRFTDAAVTFKPEKK
- the murB gene encoding UDP-N-acetylmuramate dehydrogenase — its product is MDRHTTFKIGGPADIFVCPEDVDDLLVILRYAVSHKADYFMIGGGSKLLVGDKGIRGFVVSLGSPSFSGIEFDGDTAIAGCGIKTHELITKAAEKDLGGLEFLAGIPGTLGGAITMNAGWPSRAIGDLVEEITALKDLEKVKLGKESLKFSYRSSNLDGLVLVSARLKLEKKAKDKIEAETKKNLEKKRKTQELGYPSVGSIFLNPSGSSPAWELIDKCGLRGKSVGGAAVSEKHANFIINRGNASASDVRKLIDEIQKIVFKEHQIMLKLETKLIGEF
- a CDS encoding D-alanine--D-alanine ligase is translated as MDKVGSRIGVLMGGPSAERDVSLRSGRAITDALLSKGYNAIPMEIWLPTRDELRSAGIDVAFIALHGTFGEDGQIQTILEDLRIPYTGSKVKASQLGMDKIASRKLFKKAGLNIPGYHVIENGTRPKLKFPAPVVVKPSAQGSSVGVSIIDKVEELDGAIKEAFKFGEQVLLEEFIHGKELTVGIVDDKPLPVIQVVPKRRYYDEVAKYTAGMTDYLCPAPISEGEARLAQDAGIKAHNALGCRSFSRVDMILDDGGKIVVLEVNTIPGMTQLSLLPKAAKARGMDFPLLCEKMLESAFK